The following proteins are encoded in a genomic region of Fusarium oxysporum f. sp. lycopersici 4287 chromosome 1, whole genome shotgun sequence:
- a CDS encoding methylenetetrahydrofolate dehydrogenase (NAD+), whose amino-acid sequence MRSQIITCFRSLRTFAMATSTVPKTCKVITAETIAKGYLSEVKDTLAKIQGENPCTPTLAAFLANGDPAAVKYAEWSKKTCEENGFNFDLRTVDKELLEEEIMKANEDDNVDGMIVYYPIFPNNPSHDKYIQESVDLGKDVEGLRHKHIHNMYHNIRFIDPPENRKKSILPCTPLAVVKILEYLQIYNPILASGNRLFGKTITVINRSEVNGRPLAALLANDGATVYSVDVTGVQIFTRGEGIKKARHQVEDKEGWKLEDCLPLSDVVIGGVPVESFKVPTELIRDGAVCINFSSYRNFDGPAIKEKASIYVPSVGKVTIAILLRNLVRLIANRPSKDESQKSVEARAEAFADD is encoded by the exons ATGAGATCTCAGATAATAACCTGCTTCCGCAGTCTGAGAACCTTTGCAATGGCTACCTCAACTGTCCCCAAGACCTGCAAGGTCATCACTGCTGAGACTATCGCCAAGGGTTACCTTAGTGAGGTCAAGGACACACTGGCCAAGATCCAAGGCGAGAACCCTTGCACTCCCACACTGGCTGCTTTCCTCGCCAACGGTGATCCCGCTGCCGTAAAGTATGCTGAGTGGTCCAAGAAGACTTGTGAAGAGAA CGGATTCAACTTTGACCTCCGAACTGTGGACAAggagcttctcgaggaggagatcaTGAAGGCCAATGAAGACGACAATGTCGACGGCATGATTGTCTACTACCCTATCTTCCCCAACAACCCTTCTCACGACAAGTACATCCAGGAGTCTGTTGACCTTGGAAAGGACGTTGAGGGTCTTCGACACAAGCACATCCACAACATGTACCACAACATTCGCTTCATTGACCCTCCTGAGAACCGCAAGAAGTCCATCCTTCCATGCACTCCTCTCGCTGTtgtcaagatccttgagTACTTGCAGATCTACAACCCCATCCTGGCTTCCGGGAACCGACTTTTCGGAAAGACTATCACTGTCATCAACAGATCCGAGGTCAACGGCCGACCTCTTGCTGCCCTCCTCGCCAACGATGGCGCCACCGTTTACTCCGTCGACGTCACTGGTGTCCAGATCTTCACCCGAGGAGAGGGCATCAAGAAGGCCCGCCACCAGGTCGAGGACAAGGAGGGTTGGAAACTCGAGGACTGCCTTCCTCTCAGTGACGTTGTCATTGGAGGAGTTCCCGTCGAGTCTTTCAAGGTACCCACCGAGCTCATCCGCGACGGTGCTGTCtgcatcaacttctcctcgTACAGAAACTTTGATGGTCCCGCCATTAAGGAGAAGGCCTCCATCTACGTGCCATCCGTCGGCAAGGTTACCATTGCTATCctcttgagaaacttggtT CGCCTCATTGCCAACCGACCCTCCAAGGATGAGTCGCAGAAGAGCGTCGAGGCCCGAGCTGAGGCTTTCGCTGACGACTAA
- a CDS encoding methylenetetrahydrofolate dehydrogenase (NAD+), with protein MLAPRPGANVKHSGFNFDLRTVDKELLEEEIMKANEDDNVDGMIVYYPIFPNNPSHDKYIQESVDLGKDVEGLRHKHIHNMYHNIRFIDPPENRKKSILPCTPLAVVKILEYLQIYNPILASGNRLFGKTITVINRSEVNGRPLAALLANDGATVYSVDVTGVQIFTRGEGIKKARHQVEDKEGWKLEDCLPLSDVVIGGVPVESFKVPTELIRDGAVCINFSSYRNFDGPAIKEKASIYVPSVGKVTIAILLRNLVRLIANRPSKDESQKSVEARAEAFADD; from the exons ATGCTTGCCCCTCGACCTGGCGCTAATGTAAAACATAGCGGATTCAACTTTGACCTCCGAACTGTGGACAAggagcttctcgaggaggagatcaTGAAGGCCAATGAAGACGACAATGTCGACGGCATGATTGTCTACTACCCTATCTTCCCCAACAACCCTTCTCACGACAAGTACATCCAGGAGTCTGTTGACCTTGGAAAGGACGTTGAGGGTCTTCGACACAAGCACATCCACAACATGTACCACAACATTCGCTTCATTGACCCTCCTGAGAACCGCAAGAAGTCCATCCTTCCATGCACTCCTCTCGCTGTtgtcaagatccttgagTACTTGCAGATCTACAACCCCATCCTGGCTTCCGGGAACCGACTTTTCGGAAAGACTATCACTGTCATCAACAGATCCGAGGTCAACGGCCGACCTCTTGCTGCCCTCCTCGCCAACGATGGCGCCACCGTTTACTCCGTCGACGTCACTGGTGTCCAGATCTTCACCCGAGGAGAGGGCATCAAGAAGGCCCGCCACCAGGTCGAGGACAAGGAGGGTTGGAAACTCGAGGACTGCCTTCCTCTCAGTGACGTTGTCATTGGAGGAGTTCCCGTCGAGTCTTTCAAGGTACCCACCGAGCTCATCCGCGACGGTGCTGTCtgcatcaacttctcctcgTACAGAAACTTTGATGGTCCCGCCATTAAGGAGAAGGCCTCCATCTACGTGCCATCCGTCGGCAAGGTTACCATTGCTATCctcttgagaaacttggtT CGCCTCATTGCCAACCGACCCTCCAAGGATGAGTCGCAGAAGAGCGTCGAGGCCCGAGCTGAGGCTTTCGCTGACGACTAA
- a CDS encoding MFS transporter, NNP family, nitrate/nitrite transporter: MGFQIAHLWKAPEVNPISRKARSVPMLNPIDIYGRVFSFSWLGFMLAFWAWYTFPPLLTVTIKEDLHLTPAQIANSNIVSLSATFFLRFLTGPLCDLYGPRRVFAYLILLGCLPIGLAPLVNSATGLYISRFFIGILGATFVPCQVWCTGFFDKNVVGTANALAGGWGNAGGGITYFIMPAVFDSLVAHQGMSPSKAWRVTFIVPLVCLIVCGLGMLFLCPDSPMGSWEDQAMLVRKNMEAHGMSSSGDVTPVGTPDRCGSDEEKNPGEERDVKVGDHEHPISRNEAMEFARGEVIVKPTLRDALHVCYSPQTIFHVATYACSFGGELAINAILSSYFKKNFPHLDQTKASNYAAIFGFLNFLNRPLGGVIADIIYNKCGRNLWLKKVWIVACGVLTGALLIVIGKVNPSEANGGDIGTLVGLVVVMAIFIEAGNGANFALVPHVHPSANGILSGLTGGGGNIGGIMFAVVFRFMHGGNDYAMGLWVIGIITIALNLAVCWIPPLPKGQIGGH, translated from the exons ATGGGTTTTCAAATCGCCCACCTGTGGAAGGCCCCTGAGGTCAACCCCATCAGCCGAAAAGCACGAAGTGTGCCTATGCTCAACCCTATCGACATCTATGGTCGAGTATTCTCTTTCTCATGGCTCGGTTTCATGCTTGCTTTCTGGGCATG GTACACCTTCCCACCCCTATTGACGGTCACTATCAAAGAAGATCTTCATCTTACACCGGCTCAAATCGCAAACTCCAACATCGTTTCTCTATCTGCTACTTTCTTCCTTCGATTCTTGACCGGCCCTCTTTGTGATCTGTATGGACCTCGACGTGTATTTGCCTACTTGATTCTCCTCGGCTGCTTACCCATTGGCCTCGCACCACTTGTCAACAGCGCCACTGGCCTATATATCTCTCGATTCTTCATTGGTATTCTCGGTGCAACTTTTGTCCCTTGCCAGGTTTGGTGCACTGGTTTCTTCGATAAGAATGTTGTCGGCACTGCCAATGCCCTTGCCGGTGGCTGGGGTAATGCAGGTGGTGGCAT CACTTACTTCATTATGCCTGCCGTCTTTGACTCACTAGTCGCTCATCAGGGCATGTCCCCTTCCAAGGCGTGGAGGGTTACCTTCATTGTCCCCTTGGTCTGCCTGATCGTCTGCGGTCTCGGAATGCTGTTCCTTTGCCCTGACAGCCCCATGGGATCGTGGGAGGATCAGGCTATGCTCGTCCGAAAGAACATGGAGGCTCATGGAATGTCTAGCTCTGGTGACGTTACCCCCGTCGGTACACCTGACCGCTGCGGttcagatgaggagaagaaccCCGGTGAGGAGAGGGATGTCAAGGTTGGCGACCACGAGCACCCTATCTCGCGCAACGAGGCCATGGAGTTCGCTCGAGGTGAGGTTATTGTCAAGCCAACTCTTCGTGATGCCCTCCATGTCTGCTACTCTCCCCAGACCATCTTCCACGTGGCGACCTATGCATGCTCCTTCGGTGGCGAGCTTGCTATCAACGCCATTCTGAGCTCCtacttcaagaagaacttcCCCCACCTCGATCAGACCAAGGCCAGCAACTACGCCGCTATCTTTGGTTtcctcaacttcctcaaccGGCCTCTTGGTGGAGTTATTGCCGACATCATCTACAACAAGTGCGGACGCAACCTCTGGCTCAAGAAGGTCTGGATCGTCGCTTGCGGTGTGCTGACCGGAGCTCTTCTCATTGTCATCGGAAAGGTCAACCCCTCTGAAGCCAATGGCGGTGATATTGGTACTTTAGTTGGCCTCGTCGTGGTCATGGCCATCTTTATCGAGGCTGGCAACGGTGCCAACTTTGCTCTTGTACCTCACGTTCACCCCTCTGCCAACGGTATCCTCTCAGGCCTGACCGGTGGTGGTGGTAACATTGGTGGTATCATGTTTGCTGTTGTCTTCCGCTTCATGCACGGCGGTAACGATTACGCCATGGGTCTCTGGGTCATTGGCATTATTACCATCGCGTTGAACTTGGCGGTTTGCTGGATTCCTCCTCTGCCCAAGGGCCAGATTGGTGGCCACTAA
- a CDS encoding methylenetetrahydrofolate dehydrogenase (NAD+), producing MATSTVPKTCKVITAETIAKGYLSEVKDTLAKIQGENPCTPTLAAFLANGDPAAVKYAEWSKKTCEENGFNFDLRTVDKELLEEEIMKANEDDNVDGMIVYYPIFPNNPSHDKYIQESVDLGKDVEGLRHKHIHNMYHNIRFIDPPENRKKSILPCTPLAVVKILEYLQIYNPILASGNRLFGKTITVINRSEVNGRPLAALLANDGATVYSVDVTGVQIFTRGEGIKKARHQVEDKEGWKLEDCLPLSDVVIGGVPVESFKVPTELIRDGAVCINFSSYRNFDGPAIKEKASIYVPSVGKVTIAILLRNLVRLIANRPSKDESQKSVEARAEAFADD from the exons ATGGCTACCTCAACTGTCCCCAAGACCTGCAAGGTCATCACTGCTGAGACTATCGCCAAGGGTTACCTTAGTGAGGTCAAGGACACACTGGCCAAGATCCAAGGCGAGAACCCTTGCACTCCCACACTGGCTGCTTTCCTCGCCAACGGTGATCCCGCTGCCGTAAAGTATGCTGAGTGGTCCAAGAAGACTTGTGAAGAGAA CGGATTCAACTTTGACCTCCGAACTGTGGACAAggagcttctcgaggaggagatcaTGAAGGCCAATGAAGACGACAATGTCGACGGCATGATTGTCTACTACCCTATCTTCCCCAACAACCCTTCTCACGACAAGTACATCCAGGAGTCTGTTGACCTTGGAAAGGACGTTGAGGGTCTTCGACACAAGCACATCCACAACATGTACCACAACATTCGCTTCATTGACCCTCCTGAGAACCGCAAGAAGTCCATCCTTCCATGCACTCCTCTCGCTGTtgtcaagatccttgagTACTTGCAGATCTACAACCCCATCCTGGCTTCCGGGAACCGACTTTTCGGAAAGACTATCACTGTCATCAACAGATCCGAGGTCAACGGCCGACCTCTTGCTGCCCTCCTCGCCAACGATGGCGCCACCGTTTACTCCGTCGACGTCACTGGTGTCCAGATCTTCACCCGAGGAGAGGGCATCAAGAAGGCCCGCCACCAGGTCGAGGACAAGGAGGGTTGGAAACTCGAGGACTGCCTTCCTCTCAGTGACGTTGTCATTGGAGGAGTTCCCGTCGAGTCTTTCAAGGTACCCACCGAGCTCATCCGCGACGGTGCTGTCtgcatcaacttctcctcgTACAGAAACTTTGATGGTCCCGCCATTAAGGAGAAGGCCTCCATCTACGTGCCATCCGTCGGCAAGGTTACCATTGCTATCctcttgagaaacttggtT CGCCTCATTGCCAACCGACCCTCCAAGGATGAGTCGCAGAAGAGCGTCGAGGCCCGAGCTGAGGCTTTCGCTGACGACTAA